The Solibacillus sp. FSL W7-1436 genome window below encodes:
- the cydS gene encoding cytochrome bd oxidase small subunit CydS codes for MEAFLITYAPIIVVIISVFAAFFVAAKTEL; via the coding sequence ATGGAAGCATTTTTAATAACTTATGCACCGATTATTGTTGTGATCATATCCGTTTTTGCTGCATTTTTCGTTGCAGCAAAAACGGAGTTATAA
- a CDS encoding cupin domain-containing protein, whose translation MYYSPYGYPYQHPYYSIAPMYHYAVNTNQWNPQGPVLVNQTNSSQNNGLPISDYGKRPFVININEAAKQNNTYRTALWTGNHLQATLMSLNPGEDIGLEMHPDVDQFLRIEQGQGVTQMGKSKNQLDFSRNVQDDSAIFIPAGTWHNLTNTGNIPLRLYSIYAPPNHPFGTIHRTKADAMHAE comes from the coding sequence ATGTATTATTCCCCATACGGGTATCCATATCAACACCCATATTACAGTATTGCTCCGATGTATCATTATGCTGTGAATACAAATCAATGGAATCCTCAAGGTCCTGTTCTTGTAAATCAAACTAATTCATCTCAAAATAATGGTTTGCCAATCAGTGATTACGGAAAACGTCCTTTTGTTATAAATATTAATGAGGCAGCTAAACAAAACAATACTTATCGTACTGCTTTGTGGACAGGAAATCACCTACAGGCTACATTAATGAGCCTAAATCCAGGTGAAGATATCGGTTTAGAAATGCATCCTGACGTTGACCAATTTTTACGAATCGAACAAGGTCAAGGTGTTACTCAAATGGGTAAAAGTAAAAATCAGTTAGACTTTAGTAGAAATGTTCAGGATGATTCCGCAATTTTTATCCCCGCTGGAACATGGCATAACTTAACGAATACAGGGAATATTCCATTAAGGCTATATTCTATCTATGCACCACCTAATCATCCATTTGGCACGATTCACCGCACCAAGGCAGATGCAATGCATGCTGAGTAA
- a CDS encoding STAS domain-containing protein produces MNLRLQKREVEDLIQGFIEGEIDSHTAPILKGELELIALSDGFIIELDLSKVTYMDSSGLGVLVAFYKKVIKENTSLKLLNPSARMARMFNITGLSQFMNIEIRKVTSVG; encoded by the coding sequence ATGAATTTAAGATTACAAAAGCGGGAAGTTGAAGATTTGATACAGGGATTTATTGAAGGTGAAATCGATAGTCATACAGCACCAATATTAAAAGGTGAACTAGAATTAATTGCTTTGTCAGACGGCTTTATTATAGAATTAGATCTTTCCAAAGTAACTTATATGGATAGTAGTGGTCTTGGTGTACTTGTTGCTTTCTATAAGAAAGTAATTAAAGAAAATACTTCCCTAAAATTGTTGAATCCATCTGCAAGAATGGCGAGAATGTTTAATATAACGGGCCTTAGTCAGTTTATGAATATTGAAATAAGAAAAGTCACTAGTGTAGGCTAA
- a CDS encoding exosporium glycoprotein BclB-related protein, translating to MNRILKKGGERMCNCMNRGCSVSSNQLSVKCGNLCFSSGPLRATSTVCPPENIGSIIPFSSGTGLVTVTFTPPELGEVRGVSAIGFGSAVDTIAIGNTVILPTEVAGTTEAFSVPRVGTNTAISATFTETAIADVTGTAIITAQVYRAPAGIITFTATNAFVNLTPVLTGTINVGTTFQGLANLSNIPVSAGDRLAMVFSVSGTGVTDIIVLTGAATAGITIS from the coding sequence ATGAATAGGATATTAAAGAAGGGGGGTGAGAGAATGTGTAATTGTATGAATAGAGGGTGCAGTGTTAGTTCTAATCAACTATCGGTTAAATGTGGAAATCTATGTTTTTCATCAGGTCCACTTAGAGCAACTAGTACAGTATGTCCTCCTGAAAATATAGGTTCCATAATTCCGTTTTCTTCAGGAACTGGACTAGTAACAGTAACGTTTACACCTCCAGAACTTGGAGAAGTTAGAGGAGTGTCTGCAATCGGTTTTGGAAGTGCTGTTGATACTATTGCAATAGGAAATACGGTTATCTTACCAACTGAAGTAGCAGGTACAACAGAAGCTTTTTCTGTTCCACGTGTAGGAACTAATACCGCTATTTCTGCAACATTTACAGAAACAGCTATTGCTGATGTTACAGGAACGGCTATTATTACTGCACAAGTTTATCGCGCCCCTGCTGGAATTATCACATTCACAGCAACAAATGCATTTGTTAACTTAACGCCGGTACTTACAGGAACGATTAATGTCGGTACTACCTTCCAAGGATTAGCGAATTTATCAAATATTCCGGTATCCGCTGGTGACCGTTTAGCAATGGTGTTTTCTGTTAGTGGAACAGGTGTTACAGATATTATCGTACTTACAGGTGCTGCAACAGCAGGTATTACGATTTCTTAA
- a CDS encoding spore coat protein produces MFQDKEMVNDYLAGLNASLTGYANIIAQTNNAELRQTLIQLRNQDESRQRTLYSYALQKGYYQPAAPASKEVVQQLRNQLMSDMQN; encoded by the coding sequence ATGTTTCAAGATAAAGAAATGGTCAATGATTATCTGGCCGGGTTAAATGCAAGCTTAACTGGATATGCCAATATCATCGCACAAACGAATAATGCGGAACTCAGACAAACATTAATCCAATTGCGAAATCAGGATGAATCCCGTCAACGAACTTTATACAGTTATGCCCTTCAAAAAGGATACTATCAACCTGCTGCACCAGCTTCAAAAGAGGTCGTTCAGCAATTGCGAAACCAATTAATGTCTGACATGCAGAACTAA